The Lutibacter sp. A64 genome segment TTTGAAGATGATGATACTCCAATAATAATTGAGGAGGTTACAAATAATATCACTAACAACAGCTCAACTGGAGGTGGTGAAGAAGAAAATTATGAAACTATTATCAAAGCAGGTGGTATTGCTTTAGATGAAACTTGGACTTCAGGCAACGTTTATATATTAGATAGAAAAGTTGTTGTACAAGAAGGTGTTACTTTAACAATTGAACCAGGAACTATTATTAAAGGTAGAGCAGGTACAGGATCTTTATCTTCTGCTTTAATTGTAGCAAGAGGAGCTAAAATTAATGCTAAAGGAACAGCTTCAAATCCTATTATATTTACTGCTGAAGCGGATAATATTGAACCAGGTCAAAAATATGGTACTAACTTAGATGAAACCAATAATGGTCTTTGGGGTGGAGTATTAATCTTAGGAAAAGCAACTAGTTCTTTTAAAAATGATGTTACTCAATTACAAATAGAAGGAATTTCGGCAGATGATACATTTGGTTTATACGGTGCCGTAGATGGTGTATTTACAGATGACGATAATTCAGGAGTATTTGAATATATTTCTATCCGTCACGGTGGTACTTTAATTGGAGAAGGAAACGAAATTAATGGTTTAACTTTAGGTGCTGTTGGTTCAGGTACAACAATTAATAATATTGAGATTGTTGGAACTGTAGATGATGGAATTGAATTTTTTGGTGGAACAGTAAATGTTTCTAACGTGTTAATTTGGGCACAAGGAGATGATGGTTTAGATGTTGACCAAGCGTATTCAGGTACAATTGATAATGCTGTAGTTATTTTAGGAGCTGACTCTGACCATGGTTTAGAAATTGATGGTCCAGAAGGAACTATTGAAGGGCGATTTAGTATAAAAAACTTAACCTTAATTGGTAACACTGATACCGATAATGGTGAGTATGCAGATTACAGAAGTTCTGCAATGGGATCTACAACTAACGTTTATGCTTACGGATTTAAAGCTAGTTCTGATGTTGAGTTAGATAATGATGGAGTTGCAACAAATTATAATGATGGTAAATTAACATTTGGTACTTGGGAAATTGTATTGCCTACAGGAGTTACAGATGTTAAATCTATTTTTGCAAATAAAGCTGAAACGGTTACAGTAACTGGTTTTGGTGATACCGCTTCTGCTGTAACTTCAGGAAATCAAACTGTTGGAGCAAGTACTTCTAGTTTAAGTTGGACTTATGCTAATGAAGCAGCAAGTTTAGGCTTCTAATCTATTATAAATCACAATACCTTATAACAATAACTGCTCACAAGGTGAGCAGTTATTAATAGCTTAATTTTATATGAAAAAAATATATAAATTTCTAACACTTATCTTTGTCATTGCTTCATTTTCAATGAATGCTCAAAAGGGTAAAGTTGCAGGATCTGTAATAGATGGTGAATATAATGAGCCTTTAGCTTTTGCAAATATTATTGTAAAAGGAGCCAGTATTGGAACTACTTCAGATTTTGATGGTAAGTATTCGTTAGAATTAGAACCAGGAACCTATACCTTACTTTATTCTTTTATTGGGTATGATACTCAAGAATTAACAGAAGTAGTTGTAAAAGCTAATGAAGTAAATACTATAGACATTACTTTAAATACAAATACATTAGATGAAATTATTATAACAACTTCAGTAAAAAAGAATTCTGAAGCAGCAGTTTTAAATTATCAAAAAAAATCAGCGACTTTGTTAGATGGTTTGTCTTCACAAACAATTAATAAAACTGGAGCCGGAGATTTAGCGGCCGCCGTAAAAAGTGTTCCAGGTGTTTCTGTTCAAGGTGGAAAATATGTATATGTAAGAGGTTTAGGTGATAGATATACAAAATCAATGCTTAATGGTGTAGATATTCCAGGTTTAGATCCTGATAGAAACACAATACAAATGGATATTTTTCCAACCAATATTTTAGAAAATGTAATTGTAATTAAAGCTGCTTCTGCTGAATATCCTGCCGATTTTACAGGTGGTTTGGTTGATATTGTAACTAAAGATTTTCCAAATCAATTTGAAGCTTCAGTAAAAGTTGGAGCTGGTTACAATTCTGAAATGCACTTCAATAAAAATTATCTTTCGTATAGCGGAAGTGATACTGATATTTTAGGGTTTGATAATGGCTTAAGAGATAGACCTATAAATAGATACCAACCAATTCCTGGTACTTTTGAAAACAGATTAACATTAACTTCTTTAACAAATAGATTTAATAAAGAGTTAGCTGCAGAAAAAGAAACTAGTGGTATGGATTATAATTTTGGGTTTACAATAGGAAATCAATACAATGTTGGTGAGAATGATAGATTTGGTTTTATTACCTCATTTTCTTATAAAAACTCAACTGAATTTTATGAGAACAGACTTGATGGAGCTTATGTTTTAAATCAAGATAAAAGTGAGAATGAACAAAGACCCGTTTTAACATCTAATGGTGCTTATGGAGTAAATAGCGTAATAGCTAACGGTTTATTAGGTCTTACTTATAAAACAGATTTGTCTAAATACCGCTTAAATTTATTGCATATCCAAAATGGAGAATCTTCAGCAGGGTTTTTTAATCAATCTATATCACAAGACGGTACAGGTGGAGCTCAAGAACCATTAATTAAGCATGCTTTAACTTATACGGAAAGATCAGTAACTAATATTTTATTTTCTGGTTCTCATCAATTAGGAGACAATGAAGATGCTTGGGATTTTGATTGGAATTTTTCACCTACACTATCTAAAGTTCACGATAAAGACCATAGAATAACACCTTTACAAGCTTCTGGAGAAGGAGATTATAGTATTAGTCCTAGTGCTTCAACTTTTCCAATTCGTTTATGGAGAATGTTGCAAGAAGAAAGCTGGGTTGGTAAAGTAGATTTAAAAAAGAACCACGAGATGTTTAATAGACCTGCTAAATTTAAATTTGGAGGTAACTATGTTATGAAATTTCGTGATTTTGAGGTAGATGATTTTACATTTAAAATTACTGGAGATGGATCTTTTATTGCTGATGGTAATGTAGATAATTTATTGGCCGAAGAAAATTTATGGACTTACCAAACAGGGCAAGGTTCACATTTAATTTTTGGAGATCAATATAATCCAAACGATTCTTATGAAGGTAAACAAAACATTTATGCCGCGTATGTGTCTTCTGAGTTTAGTTTAAGTGATAAATTTAAATCTGTTATAGGTTTACGTACCGAAAAATTTGAATCTTTTTACACAGGTCAAAATAACGATGTAATTTATGATAGTGAACCAATTTTAGATGAATTTGATTTTTTTCCATCAGCAAATTTAATTTATGAATTAAATGATGATGCTAAAATTAGAGGTGCATATTTTAGAACAACAGCAAGACCATCATTTAAAGAGGCTTCAAAATCTCAAATATTTGATCCAATTACAGGTTATTTATTTATTGGTAATATAGATTTACAACCTACATACGTTAATAACTTTGATTTACGTTATGAGATTTTTAGAGAAAGAGGACAAATGGTTTCTGTAAGTGGTTTTTATAAAGATTTTACAGATCCAATTGAAAATGTATTTTTCTTACAAGCACCAACTCAGGTTACAGTAGATAACCTTGGTAGTGCAAAAGTATATGGTCTTGAATTAGAATTTAGACAACGTTTAGGTTTTATTTCCGAAAGTTTTGATAATCTTAAATTAACTGGTAATATTTCAATAATGAAATCTGAACTAGAGATGGAAGATAACGAATATGCTAGTAGATTAAATGCTGCAAGAGATGGACAAAATATAAGTAAAATAAGAGATTTACAAGGACAATCTCCGTATTTAGTAAATGCAGGTTTAGATTATACAAATGAAGCGTTGGCATTTGAAGCGGGACTGTTTTACAATGTGCAAGGTGAAACTTTAGAAATTGTAGGAACTGGTGATGTTCCAGATGTATATACAAGTCCATTTCATAGCTTAAACTTTACTTTAAATAAATCTTTTGGTGAAGAAAAAAGATCTAAAATAGACTTAAAGCTAAACAATCTTTTAAATGAAAATAAAGAAAGTGTATATCAATCTTTTAAAGCTGAAGATCAAATTTATTCTTCTAGAGTTACCGGATTTGAGTTTTCACTTGGGTATTCTTATAAGTTTTAACGAGTTTAAATTTATAAATCATAAAAAAAGGGATGCAATTGCATCCCTTTTTTTGATTTTAAATTTTAAAGAATAATAACTTTGTTAGTTCAAAATTACTTCTTCTGATTTAACATCAATTATTTTATTGTTTTTATAAGTAACTATATCAACTTTGTCTTTTTTAATATACGTCCAAGTTCCTTCCTTTTTACCATTTTTATAATGTGCTATAATAGTTTTAGAACCATTTACATCGTAATTTATCCACGTACCGTGTAATTTTCCATCAGCATTAAAAAAGCCTTCTCGTTCAACTAAATCACTGTTATCAGCAAAGTAGTAAGTTGCTTTTACCATGTCGTTATCTAATTTTTTATAATCTACTTTTTGTTCTTGTGCAAATGATGTTACGCAGAATAATAGAATTGCTACTTTTAAAATTGTTTTCATAATATATATGTTTTTTTAATGAATATTTGTTTTAATGAATATTTGTTTTAATCTGTATCAAATTTAGTTTATTAGCATTAAATTTACTATTTCTTAACATTAAGTTTACATTAAGTTTTTTTTAAAATAGTATATATGGTTGATTGTTAGTTTATTATGTATTTTATTCAATACTTTGTAAAATTTGGATATTAAAATAAAACGTTTTTCAAACATTTTCTATCATAGGTAATGCAACTAATTATTTAATGATTAGATAATATTTTAGTTACATACTTTTTAAAAAGAAACTTCATTTTTGTTGTTGCTATTATAACTTTATAATAAGCACATCATTTCATATAAATTATTAGTTTTTGTCAACAATATTTTTGAAATGTAAGGCCATCAATTTTTTGATGGTCTTTTTCTTACATAAATATTAGTTATTAAATAACCTGAGGTTAACGTTAAATTAACATGTATGTGCTTCATTTGCAGTGACAAAAATTAATAATAAATGAAAAAATTATCGTTTTTAGGGGCTTCCCTAATTTCTTTAGTTTCATTTTCACAGAATTTAGATGAAACTTTTAAACCAGATGGGGATGTGCAATTTAAAGTATTTTGGAATTACCATACTGATGTATCTAAAAATGCCACTCAAACAAGTGCTTTTGAATTAGAACGAGCTTATTTTGGGTATCAATACGCTTTTAATGAAACAATTTCTGCAAGAGTTACTTTAGATGTTGGTAATAACACTGCAGGAAGTAAGTATACAGCTTTTTTAAAATTTGCTCAATTAGACTGGCAAGTTGCACCAAGTGTAAAACTTAGTATGGGTGTAATCGGATTGCAACAATTCAATGACCAAGAAAATTTTTGGGGATATCGTTATGTATTTAAATCTTTTCAAGATGAAAATGGATTTGGAAGTAGTGCCGATTTAGGAATAAATGCAGCATTTAAAATTAGTGAAAACCTAAAGGCAAATTTTTTAATTGTTAATGGAGAAGGTTTTAGAAACTTACAAGACGAAGATGGTAAGCATAAAGTAGGCGCTAGTTTGGTATATACACCAATTAAAGGTTTAATTACCAAAATTTATGGAGACTCACAACCTTCTGCAGATGGTGCAGAAGCAATTACAACATTTTCATTATTTACAGGCTATACCTATAGTAAATGGAAGTTTGGTGTAGAATACAACAAATTAAATAATGGAGAAGAATTTTCCACTCCAGCTGAAGATCACAACTTAAACGGTATGTCGTTCTATACTACTTATAGCATTAATAATAAAATTGAAGTGTTTGGGCGTTTTGATCAGTTAAGTTCAAATACATTAGGTGGTGAAGTAGAAGCATGGAATAGTGCTAAAGATGGAAATCAAATTATTGCCGGTATTCAATATGTACCTGTAAAAGGGCTTAGTTTATCATTAAATTATCAAGGTTATAGCTTTAGTAATAGCGCTATTGATAACAAATCATTACTATTTTTAAGTACAGAATTTAAATTATAGTAAAATTATCTTAAACAATTAATTTTCTGTTAACCAAAACTTAACAACTGAATCATTTCTTTGTAACATAAATAAAAATTAATAAAATGAAAAAAGTAGTATTTATACTTTCACTAGCAATTATAGCAATTTCTTGTGGAGAAAAAAAAGATAAAAAATCCAATTCTGAAGCAAGTGTTATGGAAGGAACTATTAAAATAGATGGTTCAAGTACGGTATTTCCGGTAACAGAAGCCGTAGCAGAAGAATTTAGAGCCGTACAACCTAAAGTAAAAGTAACTATTGGTGTGTCTGGAACAGGTGGAGGTTTTAAAAAATTCTCAAGAGGAGAAACCAACCTTTCAAATGCATCACGTCCAATAAAAGATAAAGAAATAGCTGCTTGTAAAGAAAATAATATTACATATTTAGAATTAGAAGTTGCTTACGATGGTTTAGCAGTTTTAGTAAATCCAGGAAATGATTGGGTTGACAACTTTACAGTAGAAGAATTAAAGAAAATTTGGGAACCAGCTGCACAAGGTGTAATAATGAGATGGAACCAAATTAGACCAGAATGGCCAGATGAAGAAATTCATTTATTTGGACCTGGAGTAGCATCAGGAACTTATGATTATTTTACAGAAGCTATTGTTGGTAAAAGCGGTTCAAGTAGAGGTGATTTTACTGCAAGTGAAGACGACCACGTATTAGTACAAGGAATTGCAGGAGACAAGTATTCTTTAGGTTTCTTTGGTCTAGCGTATTATTCAGAAAATAAAGATAAACTTACTTTAATTGGCGTAAATAATGGTAAAGAAGTTGTAAAACCAACTTTAGAAACCGTAAGTAATGGAACTTATAGCCCGTTATCAAGACCTTTATTTGTGTATGTAAATAGCACTTCAGTAAAACATCCTGAAGTAGTAGAATTTATGAATTTTTATATTGATAATGCAGGTGAATTAGCTGAAGATGTTGGTTATATTTCTTTACCTTCAGAATTATATGTAACACAAAAAGAGCATTTTAAAGCTTTTGTTGAAAGTAACAAATAATTAAAAAAATTGAAATTGTTTAAAATTGAAATAAAACTTCATTATTGGTATGAAGCTAATTGTTTCTATTCATTAAAATGAAATATTTCAGTACTATATAAACAACTTCATTTAAATTATAATTAATGCGTAAAATAAAAGAATTTATAATTGAAAAATCGCTACTGTCAAGTGCCTTAATTACAATCGCTGTAACTTTTGGTATTATTTCGGTATTGACAGTAGAAGCTTTTCAATTTTTTAGTGAAGTTTCAATAATAGAATTTTTTACAGATACACAATGGACACCATTATTTACAGATAAACATTATGGTATTTTACCATTATTGTC includes the following:
- a CDS encoding TonB-dependent receptor codes for the protein MKKIYKFLTLIFVIASFSMNAQKGKVAGSVIDGEYNEPLAFANIIVKGASIGTTSDFDGKYSLELEPGTYTLLYSFIGYDTQELTEVVVKANEVNTIDITLNTNTLDEIIITTSVKKNSEAAVLNYQKKSATLLDGLSSQTINKTGAGDLAAAVKSVPGVSVQGGKYVYVRGLGDRYTKSMLNGVDIPGLDPDRNTIQMDIFPTNILENVIVIKAASAEYPADFTGGLVDIVTKDFPNQFEASVKVGAGYNSEMHFNKNYLSYSGSDTDILGFDNGLRDRPINRYQPIPGTFENRLTLTSLTNRFNKELAAEKETSGMDYNFGFTIGNQYNVGENDRFGFITSFSYKNSTEFYENRLDGAYVLNQDKSENEQRPVLTSNGAYGVNSVIANGLLGLTYKTDLSKYRLNLLHIQNGESSAGFFNQSISQDGTGGAQEPLIKHALTYTERSVTNILFSGSHQLGDNEDAWDFDWNFSPTLSKVHDKDHRITPLQASGEGDYSISPSASTFPIRLWRMLQEESWVGKVDLKKNHEMFNRPAKFKFGGNYVMKFRDFEVDDFTFKITGDGSFIADGNVDNLLAEENLWTYQTGQGSHLIFGDQYNPNDSYEGKQNIYAAYVSSEFSLSDKFKSVIGLRTEKFESFYTGQNNDVIYDSEPILDEFDFFPSANLIYELNDDAKIRGAYFRTTARPSFKEASKSQIFDPITGYLFIGNIDLQPTYVNNFDLRYEIFRERGQMVSVSGFYKDFTDPIENVFFLQAPTQVTVDNLGSAKVYGLELEFRQRLGFISESFDNLKLTGNISIMKSELEMEDNEYASRLNAARDGQNISKIRDLQGQSPYLVNAGLDYTNEALAFEAGLFYNVQGETLEIVGTGDVPDVYTSPFHSLNFTLNKSFGEEKRSKIDLKLNNLLNENKESVYQSFKAEDQIYSSRVTGFEFSLGYSYKF
- a CDS encoding PstS family phosphate ABC transporter substrate-binding protein, producing the protein MKKVVFILSLAIIAISCGEKKDKKSNSEASVMEGTIKIDGSSTVFPVTEAVAEEFRAVQPKVKVTIGVSGTGGGFKKFSRGETNLSNASRPIKDKEIAACKENNITYLELEVAYDGLAVLVNPGNDWVDNFTVEELKKIWEPAAQGVIMRWNQIRPEWPDEEIHLFGPGVASGTYDYFTEAIVGKSGSSRGDFTASEDDHVLVQGIAGDKYSLGFFGLAYYSENKDKLTLIGVNNGKEVVKPTLETVSNGTYSPLSRPLFVYVNSTSVKHPEVVEFMNFYIDNAGELAEDVGYISLPSELYVTQKEHFKAFVESNK